Genomic segment of Candidatus Binatia bacterium:
GCGGACAATCCGCGCGGCGTTTTGTGTGTACGAGATGAGCTGTCAGGCTGGTTCGCGTCGTTCGACGCATACCGGAAGGCTGCCGGGCAGGACCGCGCACATTGGCTCGAACTCTACAACGGCGGACCGCGGCCGATAGACCGCGTGGTGCGCGGCCGAGTGCTCGTCCCCAACTGGTCGGCGTGCTTGTTGGGCGGAATCCAGCCCGGACCCATGCGCCGGCTCGCCGGCAAGATCGACGATGACGGGTTGCTGCAACGGTTCGTCGTGGTGTTTCCCGCGCCCGGTGCCGCGGAAGTCGACCGCGCACCCGACTACGAAGCACTACACGCTTACGCCCGCACGTTGCACGCGCTGGTGAGGCTCGATCCGGCCGGCGCGGTGTACCGCCTCGACGACGACGCACAAGCCGTGCGGGGCGTCGTAACCCGCGTCGCGCATAACGTCGTCGCACTGCCGGACACGTCGCCGGCGTTCCGATCGCACCTTGGCAAATGGGACGCTCTCTTCGCTCGGTTGACGCTCGTCTATCATCTCGTCGACGCCGCATCGAACGGCACCGAACCGGCGCCCTTCGCGTCGAGCGACACCGCGGAACGAGTCGGGCGACTCATGTCTGACTTCCTGTTGCCACATGCCGCTAAATTCTATGTTGATCTGCTGGGCAGCGAGCACCTGACGCACGCGCGCTGGATCGCCGGTCACATACTGGCACATGCTCTCGAACGGATCAGCGCACGCGACGTAGGGCGCGCCTATCGTGAGCTGCGCGGCGATGGACGCCGCATCGCCGCAACCATGGCGCAACTCGAAGTGGTGGGGTGGGTAACGCCGATCGACACGACCCGTGGGCCGTTCCCAAGTAAATGGGCAGTCAACCCGCAGGTCCATACCCGCTTCGCCGCTCGCGCCGCGGCCGAACGGCGCCGCCGCGAAGCCGTGCGACGCCAGGTCGCCGAAGCCGTAGCCGAGCTTGGACTCACCCCGGAGGACGCGTGAATCTCTTCGACCGGGTGCGCGCCGGCACAAAAAGCGTCCCAAATGTCACTCGCGCGTGCGAGCGTACAAAACAAACAGCACACATTTTTAACATACATACATTGCTCTCTCCTCGAAATCCTCAAGTGACACTTGGGACGGTCCCTCGAAACAGCCGGCCGGGCTGCAAGCACGTCACCGACCCGGAGCTTGTCGCGTTCTACGACGCGCACCCGGAGCTGACATGCGCGAAATGTTTTCACGAGGGCGTAGGGCTCGTAAACGGTTCGGATGGTCTTGCGGGGTAAAAAAGTATGCACAAGACCGCCAACTATGCTCCCCGCCCGGATCCAGCCGGCCGCGCACAGGACTATCAATCCCGTGGGGCACCCGCCAGCCCGCACCGGACAAGGGTTTCCGCACGCACTTTGCCCGCACTTTGCCCGGATTCGCCGCGGTTGCTGGGGCTGGAAATGGCCGCTCGATACCTCGGTGTTTCGTACTCGGTGTTCCGTCGATGGGTCTTTGCCGGCGAGATCCGGGCCGTGCGCTTGCCGTCGAGCCGCCGGCCGGGCCGCGAGAGCCGTCGGGTGTACGTCGACCGTGCGGACCTCGACCGCTTCGTCGAGCAACACAAGGGCTGACGAGACATGGCGAAGACCTACACCCAGCCCACCCCCAAGCACGGCAGCCGCACCCTTAACCGCCTCTACCGCGAGCGAAAACTCGATGGCCGCACCGAGCTTTCACGCGACATCAACGCCATTCAGGACGCGCTAGCCGCAGAGAGGGGCGGTTGGGAGCGATGTTCCGCCGCGGAGAAAGTGCTCTTCGAGCCGCTGGCTTTCGCTGCCGTCTGGCTCCGCCTCATGAACCGCTACGTGGCCGAGCACGGTGGGTTGCTCGACCCGACGGGCGAGCCTATCGGCGCGGCAAAGCTCTATTTCGTCAATTTCAACTCACTGGTTCGCGCATGTACTGCGTTGGGGCTTCGGCCGCCCGAGCCGGCACCGGCGTTGACCCTGGGTGAGTATCTCCAGGCACGCGCCCAGGCCGCCACAGAGCCCGCAGGAGGCACGATCGAGAGCCCCACCGACTCCTTGCCCGCGCCCGACCGCGCCGACCCGCCAGAGGCCGCCTAGCCATGCGCCGCACCCGCACCCGTGGCCCGCCGCGAGGCCCGCCACGTTGACCCTCAAAGTGCAACGCATCGTGACACGATGCGAAACTACGATTCTCAGGAACGAGACGAACGAACTACAACCGAAAGGCACAGACCAAATGGATACCTCGAAGTTCTACAAGAGCCCCTACTTCAAAGCCTCCGAGCTTGACGCTCCCGTGACCCTCACCATCAAGGACGCCGTGTCCGAAATGATAGGTCAGGGTAAGGACGCGGAACTGAAGCTGGTTGTCTATTTTCGCGAGGATAGCCGAGGCTACATTCCGAACAAGACCGCCTACCGCACCGTCAAGGACGCCTGGGGCACTGACTCCGACGACTGGGTCGGCCGCAAGATCGTACTCTACCCCGGCGAGGCGATGTTCGGTGGGGAGCCGGTCCCTAGCATCAAGGTCCGCATGCCGCAGCCGAAGCCGGCCACGGTGGCGAAGCCGCCGCCGGTCGCCGATGTCGACCCGGCCGACGACGTCGACCCCGACGACGCCGACGACCCGACGGACTTTGCCGATGATGCGAGAGAGGTATGACCAATGGCGTACACAGCTAGCGTTACTGACTTGATCATCTTCGCCGTGGAACAGGACCATTGCGTTGCGGCCGAGCTGCTCCATCTGACCCTGGGGTTTGCCCGCACAGCCGGCGACTTCGCTCGGCTTCGCGAAGCGGCGTTGACCTGCTGTTTCGACGAAGACCCCGCGTTGGAGCGCAAGCGGCGAGCGGTGGCCCGAGCGGCCGCCGGCAAGCTCAAGCAACTGGAGGCACGAGCGTAAGACCATCGGCCCGGACCGGAGCGGCGTGCGCCCGGTCCGGGCCTAACAACCCGAGGGCGAGGAATGACTGTTGAAGTACCGCGCGGGCTCACACGTGCCGAGCAAGAGACCGTGATCCGTTGGGACGCGGAAGAACGGGTTGTGTGGGTATGGACGGCGGACCCGTCGACCCTCCGCAAGCTCCACCGACTCGGCTTGGCCCACTTCACGGAGGCCCGGCGCAAGGACGGCGGACTTCACGGCCGGGAGTATCGTATTCCCCTGGCCGACTTCCGATGGGGGTTGCGCCGTCGGTCGACCCGGCGAGACAGGCCGTTTTTGCCGGCCGGACCCCGCGAGGAAGCCACTTCGAGCACCGAACCGGGCCGGGACGACCCAACCCCCGTACCCGCCGCCCCGGCGCGTTCTGAGGGCCAGTTTCGCGGAGGGGCGGCATGACTGACCCTCGCTTCCTCGTCTTCCTCGTTGCCGAGCTTGTTGCGGCCGCGATCTACCTCGTTGGGGTGTCGGGATGACCGACCGTGACGCACTTATGGCCACGGCCAGCGAGCTAGGCCCCGATGAACTTCGCGTTCTCCGACTGCTGGCCGCCCGGTTGGCACTCGGGCGACGGCAGTACGGCGCGCTCGACCTTGACCGCGACACGCGAGACTTCGGCGTTGAGGCCGTCGCCGAGGCCGCCGACTTGGCCATCTATCTCGGTATGATGCTGTGCCGGGAGACGCTGTGCAGATGACCCACCTACCGCCCGACTGCGACTTCGACGTGCCGATTGATATACGGCGCGAGCAACGACCCGCCCCCGACGCTGCTCACGCGCTGACATATCAGCGCCGAGCCCGGCCGGAGGGATGGCGCCCCGGTGGCGTCGTTGCCTACGCACGCCCCGGCGAACCACCGGCGAAGCTGATTCGGCGATTCGTCACGATGGTCATGCGTGAAGGCGTTCTGGTCGACGCCCGCCGCCGCGAGCACGCAATACGCCCGGGTGAGCGTCGCCGCGTCAAGAGGGCGCGTGCTGCGGCACGCCGGCGGAAGGCAGGGCGCGAGTGACCATCGTCGAGGCGATGCGCGACCCGGCGTTATTCGGCCGCTGGTTTTCCGGCGAGAGCTGGGCGCCCTGGTTCGTGGCACTCCGGGCCGTGTTCGGCTTGCCGCTGGCCCGGGCCGAGATGGACGTGTACCACCGTCACACCGGGCGCCAGCTACCGCCGGCCGCACCGGCGCGCGAAGTGTGGCTGCTGTGTGGACGCCGGGGCGGTAAGAGTCTGGTTGCTTCCACGGTGGCGGTATTCCTCGCGTGCTTCCGTGACTGGACGCCGGTCCTTGCGCCCGGCGAGGTTGCGACCATCGCGCTCATTGCGGCCGACCGTCGCCAGGCGCGTACTCTCATGCGGTACATCAGCGGGTTCTTCGACGGCGTGCCTCTGCTGGCGCGGATGGTCGCTAACCGCACGCGCGAGACTATCGAGCTTGATAACCGCGTTGTGATTGAGATCCACACGGCGAGCTTCAGGGCAACCCGTGGCTACACGCTCGCAGGCGTTGTGGCAGATGAAGTGGCGTTCTGGCCGACCGATGAACACGGGGTGAATCCCGATACCGAGATCCTGAACGGGTTACGCCCCGGACTGGCGACCACGGGCGGGATGCTGCTCTGCATTACCAGCCCCTATGCAAGGAAGGGCGCGGCATGGGAGGCGTACCGGCGCAACTACGGACAGGACCACGCCCCGGTGCTTGTGTGGCAGGCATCAACCCGCGCGATGAACGCCACGGTACCATTGCATGTTATTGACGAGGCGTACGCGTCCGACCCTGCCGCTGCGGCAGCGGAGTGGGGCGCCGAGTTCAGGACCGACGTCGAGACGTACGTTCCGCGCGACGCCGTTGACAGGTGC
This window contains:
- a CDS encoding helix-turn-helix domain-containing protein, translated to MAARYLGVSYSVFRRWVFAGEIRAVRLPSSRRPGRESRRVYVDRADLDRFVEQHKG
- a CDS encoding phage terminase family protein; the protein is MTIVEAMRDPALFGRWFSGESWAPWFVALRAVFGLPLARAEMDVYHRHTGRQLPPAAPAREVWLLCGRRGGKSLVASTVAVFLACFRDWTPVLAPGEVATIALIAADRRQARTLMRYISGFFDGVPLLARMVANRTRETIELDNRVVIEIHTASFRATRGYTLAGVVADEVAFWPTDEHGVNPDTEILNGLRPGLATTGGMLLCITSPYARKGAAWEAYRRNYGQDHAPVLVWQASTRAMNATVPLHVIDEAYASDPAAAAAEWGAEFRTDVETYVPRDAVDRCVVQDRREFPPSRALRYVAFVDPSGGSVDSMTLAIAHAEGDRAVLDLVREWRPPFSPAVVVAEACGLLREYGIHRVRGDRYGGVWPRERFAAYGVTYTPCEQTRSELYQALLPRLMSGTIELLDDPRLVHQLSQLERRTGRSGKDSVDHAPGQHDDVANAAAGALVTVGGPYASFTMVRPLIV